A genomic window from Vigna radiata var. radiata cultivar VC1973A chromosome 2, Vradiata_ver6, whole genome shotgun sequence includes:
- the LOC106756535 gene encoding proton pump-interactor 1: MAVEVVGFETVQGPAENSAEEDKPVSQEIENGKLEKEAEVAEAVPFGSHGDESAQPEEEVAPDSNVPKDAAEDWPAPKQIHSYYFVRFRPYDDPIIKANLDKLDKEMSQKNQARIQVTDALRAKRSERAELISQIKSLRDDNKQFQSIVDEKIKEIEPLQQALGKLRTTNNSGRGGALCSSEDELNNLISSLQYHIQHESIPLAEEKQILREIKQLEGTREKVIANAVMRAKVQDSMGQKEAIQDQVKLIGGDLDGAKKERQVIRSKIKQLDDAVKALDKDIQSLQDELGAVTEKRDKAYENIQQLRKQRDQGNSYFYQSRAIMNKARELAAKKDINALEEIVQTEVEKVMSLWNSDKSFRDDYEKRLLPSLDMRQLSRDGRMRNPDEKPLLEEPKPVETGTLPKTIVKQSEGSKSVPQETVPEQKFQKETKKKGKDLKSNVDSKVLEDADDYEFEMPKETTVKEPPINPEMLKEKKREEEIAKAKQALERKKKLAEKAAAKAAIRAQKEAEKKLKEREKKAKKAAGGPGFVSNPEELATDVAEDTEQKNNANMEASVAPAPAAPAKVQKENSVRPRIRSKALKGAPESIPKAILKRKRSQNYWLWIVSCVLIVLAALVLAFIILS; this comes from the exons ATGGCGGTTGAGGTTGTGGGATTTGAGACGGTTCAAGGGCCAGCGGAGAACAGTGCTGAAGAAGACAAACCTGTTTctcaagaaattgaaaatgggaAATTGGAAAAAGAAGCGGAGGTGGCTGAAGCTGTACCATTTGGGTCACATGGAGATGAATCTGCTCAACCAGAAGAGGAAGTTGCCCCAGATTCTAATGTTCCTAAGGATGCAGCTGAAGATTGGCCTGCGCCAAAGCAGATacattcttattattttgttaggTTCCGGCCTTATGATGATCCAATCATCAAAGCAAATCTTGATAAGCTTGATAAAGAGATGAGCCAGAAAAATCAAGCACGAATTCAGGTTACTGATGCTTTAAGGGCAAAAAGG TCAGAACGGGCAGAGTTGATTTCTCAGATTAAGTCTCTACGAGATGACAATAAGCAATTTCAGAGTATTGTcgatgaaaaaataaaagagattgaACCTCTGCAGCAGGCATTGGGCAAACTACGTACTACAAATAATTCTGGCCGGGGTGGGGCATTGTGCTCATCTGAGGACGAACTTAACAATCTC ATTAGTAGCTTGCAATACCACATACAGCATGAGAGCATTCCATTAGCTGAAGAAAAACAAATCCTTCGAGAAATCAAACAGCTTGAAGGAACAAGGGAGAAGGTTATTGCTAATGCTGTGATGAGAGCCAAAGTACAAGATTCTATGGGGCAGAAAGAAGCCATTCAAGATCAGGTTAAG CTTATAGGTGGTGATTTGGATGGAGCTAAAAAAGAGAGGCAAGTAATTCGGTCCAAAATCAAACAACTTGATGATGCAGTAAAAGCCTTAGACAAGGATATCCAGTCTTTACAGGATGAACTAGGAGCTGTTACGGAAAAGAGGGATAAAGCTTATGAGAACATTCAGCAGCTGAGAAAACAACGTGATCAGGGG AACTCCTATTTCTACCAAAGTCGTGCAATTATGAACAAAGCACGGGAGCTTGCTGCAAAGAAAGATATTAATGCGCTTGAGGAAATTGTTCAAACTGAG GTTGAGAAAGTTATGTCACTTTGGAACAGTGACAAATCCTTTAGAGATGATTATGAGAAAAGACTTTTACCATCACTGGATATGCGACAGTTGAGTAGAGATGGACGGATGAGGAATCCAGATGAAAAGCCACTGCTGGAAGAACCGAAACCTGTTGAAACTGGTACACTGCCGAAAACTATTGTGAAACAGTCAGAGGGGTCTAAATCAGTTCCTCAAGAAACTGTGCCCGAGCAGAAATTTCAGAAAGAAaccaaaaagaaaggaaaagatttgAAATCCAATGTGGACAGTAAGGTTTTAGAAGATGCTGATGATTATGAATTTGAAATGCCAAAGGAGACTACTGTCAAGGAGCCTCCAATTAATCCAGAAATgctgaaagagaagaaaagagaagaggaaatCGCAAAAGCAAAGCAGGCAttggaaaggaagaaaaaacttGCAGAGAAAGCTGCTGCCAAAGCCGCCATTAGAGCACAAAAGGAAGCAGAAAAGAAGCTCAAG GAACGTGAAAAGAAAGCGAAGAAAGCAGCTGGTGGTCCTGGATTTGTGTCAAATCCTGAGGAACTAGCAACAGATGTTGCAGAGGATACAGAACAGAAGAACAATGCTAACATGGAGGCATCAGTGGCTCCAGCTCCTGCTGCTCCGGCAAAGGTCCAAAAGGAGAACAGTGTGAGGCCTAGGATTCGATCTAAGGCGTTAAAAGGTGCTCCTGAATCAATCCCAAAGGCTATTCTGAAGAGGAAAAGGTCTCAAAATTACTGGTTATGGATTGTATCTTGTGTTTTAATAGTCCTGGCTGCTTTGGTGCTGGCATTCATCATTCTTTCTTGA